One stretch of Excalfactoria chinensis isolate bCotChi1 chromosome 2, bCotChi1.hap2, whole genome shotgun sequence DNA includes these proteins:
- the SOCS6 gene encoding suppressor of cytokine signaling 6, with translation MKKISLKTIRKSFNLNKSKDESDFVVVQQPSLSEFGKDDSLFGSCYGKDLASCEVNSEDEKGGKNRSKSESLMGTLKRRLSAKQKQKGKGNTPSGSSADDDTFSSSSAPITFKDVRAQRPLRSTSLRNHHYSPTPWPLRPTNSEETCIKMEVKVKALVHSSNPSPALNGVRKDFHDLQSDNVFQEQNNALKNTESQNGDLHLHIDEHVPVVIGLMPQDYIQYTVPLDEGMYPLEGSRSYCLDSSSPMEVSTVSSQVGGNAFHEEESQVDQDVVVAPDIFVDQAVNGLLIGTTGVVLQSPRVNHSDVPPLSPLLPPMQNNQIQRNFNGLNGTDAHVAESMRCHLNFDPNTAPGVGRVYDSVQNSGPMVVTSLTEELKKLAKQGWYWGPITRWEAEGKLANVPDGSFLVRDSSDDRYLLSLSFRSHGKTLHTRIEHSNGRFSFYEQPDVEGHTSIVDLIEHSIRDSENGAFCYSRSRLPGSATYPVRLTNPVSRFMQVRSLQYLCRFVIRQYTRIDLIQKLPLPNKMKDYLQEKHY, from the coding sequence atgaagaaaattagtCTCAAAACAATTCGCAAGTCCTTTAacttaaataaaagtaaagatgAAAGTGACTTTGTAGTGGTTCAACAGCCCTCGTTAAGTGAATTTGGAAAAGATGACTCCCTATTTGGCAGCTGCTATGGTAAAGATTTGGCTAGCTGTGAAGTCAATAGTGAAGACGAAAAAGGTGGCAAAAATAGATCAAAAAGTGAAAGCTTAATGGGTACGTTAAAAAGGAGgctttcagcaaagcaaaagcaaaaaggcaaaggcaaCACACCATCTGGAAGTTCTGCAGATGATGACACCTTTTCTTCGTCATCTGCTCCAATAACTTTCAAAGATGTGCGAGCtcaaagacctctgagatccaCTTCCCTCCGTAATCATCATTACAGTCCAACTCCATGGCCCCTTCGACCTACAAATTCTGAAGAGACTTGcataaaaatggaagtgaaagtCAAGGCCTTGGTCCATTCCTCTAATCCAAGCCCAGCACTGAATGGCGTTCGAAAGGACTTCCATGACTTGCAGTCAGATAACGTGTTCCAGGAACAAAACAATGCATTGAAAAACACGGAATCTCAGAATGGGGACTTGCATCTTCATATTGATGAACATGTGCCTGTAGTTATTGGATTAATGCCTCAGGACTACATTCAGTATACTGTGCCTTTAGATGAGGGAATGTATCCTTTGGAAGGATCACGTAGTTACTGTCTGGATAGTTCCTCACCCATGGAAGTTTCAACTGTTTCTTCTCAAGTGGGGGGAAATGCTTTCCATGAAGAAGAGAGTCAAGTGGATCAGGATGTAGTAGTTGCACCAGATATCTTTGTGGACCAGGCAGTAAATGGTTTGTTGATTGGTACCACAGGAGTTGTGTTGCAAAGTCCAAGAGTTAATCATAGTGATGTCCCTCCACTTTCACCTTTGCTACCTCCAATGCAGAATAATCAAATCCAAAGGAACTTTAATGGATTGAATGGCACAGATGCCCATGTGGCTGAAAGTATGCGCTGCCATTTAAATTTTGATCCTAACACTGCCCCTGGAGTTGGAAGAGTTTATGATTCTGTACAGAACAGTGGTCCTATGGTTGTGACGAGTCTCACggaagaactgaaaaaactTGCAAAACAAGGATGGTACTGGGGCCCCATTACACGTTGGGAGGCAGAGGGAAAATTAGCTAATGTGCCTGATGGCTCGTTTCTTGTTCGAGATAGTTCTGATGATCGCTATCTTTTAAGTTTGAGTTTTCGTTCCCATGGAAAAACACTTCACACTAGAATTGAACATTCAAATGGTAGGTTTAGCTTTTATGAACAACCAGATGTGGAGGGGCATACATCTATAGTTGATCTAATTGAACATTCGATCAGGGACTCTGAAAATGGAGCTTTCTGCTATTCAAGATCCCGATTGCCTGGATCTGCAACTTATCCAGTGAGACTAACAAATCCAGTATCTCGGTTTATGCAGGTGCGTTCTTTACAATACCTGTGTCGTTTTGTAATACGTCAGTACACCAGAATAGACCTGATTCAGAAACTGCCTTTGCCAAACAAAATGAAGGATTATTTACAGGAAAAGCACTACTGA